TCGCCCACCACGCTGCCCATGCTGCCCCCGCTGAAGGCAAAGTCCATCACGGCGGCTATGACCGGCACGCCTTCAATCCGGCCGCGGCCGGTCAGAATCGCCTCGGGGCGGCCGGTTTTGGCCTGCGCTCGCTGCAGCCGCTCGGGGTAGCTTTCGGTGTCCACAAACTGCAAGGGGTCGGCCGGAAACACCCGGCCCGACAGCTGCTCGAAGCTGCCGGGGTCCAGCAGCACGCCTACGCGTTGCTGGGCGTCCAGCCGCAGGTGGTGCCCGCAGCGGGGGCACACCCAGCTGTTCGCGTCGAGGTCTTTGTTGTAGACGGTTTCCTTGCAGGCAGGACACTTGGTCCAGAGTTCGGGCAGGTCGGCCCCGGCCTGTGACTGGGGCCGCCGCCTACGGAAAAAATGCTCTAGCGCCATTCGATTTTCGCCTCCTGATCGGGGGCCATTTTACGCGGCGCCAGCGCATTCTTTCTGGACCGGGTTCAGAATTGGCCCGGTCCTCTGCGCAGAGACTGTTACTGCACCCGGCCCAGAATCAGGCCGTGCGCCTGCGGCTGCTCCTGGCTGATGCGGATGCCTTTACTCAGCAGCGCCTGCGCCCGCTCCAGGCCCCGGCCGTCACGGTGATACAGGCGGTAGACCGGCTCGCCGGCCGCTACCTGTTCGCCAGGCTTCTTGAGGGTTTCCACACCCACCCCGAAGTCGATCGCCTCGCCCTTGCGCTCGCGGCCACCGCCCAGCGCCAGCACGGCGCGGCCCACGCTCATGGCGTCCAGCCGCTCGATGTAGCCGCTTTCGGGAGCGGTGATCTCGGCGCGGCCGGGGGCCACGTCCAGTTTTTCCGGCTGGTCCACGCGGCTGGCGTCACCGCCCTGCGCCGCCACGAACGCCTTCAGTTTGGCCAGGGCGCTGCCGTCCTGCAAGGTGGCGGCGGCCCGCTCACGGGCCCGCGCGGGGTCGCTCTCCTGGCCGGCGGCCAGCAGCACCTCGGCGGCCAGGGTGGTGCACAGCTCGGTCAGGTCGGCGGGGCCGTTGCCGCGCAGGGTAGCTATGGCTTCCTGCACTTCCAGGCTGTTGCCGGCCATGTGTCCCAGCGGGGTGTCCATATCGGTCAGCACGGCGCGCACGTTGCGGCCAGCTCGGGTGCCGATGTCTACCATGGCCTGAGCCAGAGCGCGGGAATCGTCCAGCGTCTTCATAAAGGCGCCGGCACCTGACTTCACGTCCAGCACGATGGTCTGGGCACCGCTGGCCAGTTTCTTGGACATGATGGACGAGGCGATCAGGGGCAGCGATTCCACCGTGGCGGTCACGTCGCGCAGGGCGTACAGCTTGCCGTCGGCGGGAGCCAGGTCCTTGCTCTGCCCCACCAGCGCCAGCCCGATCTCGCGGGCCTGGGCAATAAAACGGTCCTCGGGCATTTCGGGGTCCCAGCCGGGAAAGCTTTCCAGCTTGTCGATGGTGCCGCCGGTGTGGGCCAGGCCGCGCCCGCTCATCTTGGCGACCGTCAGGCCCAGCGCCGCCAGCATCGGCGTCAGGATCAGGCTGGTCTTGTCGCCCACGCCGCCGGTAGAGTGCTTGTCCACGGTGTTCTGAAGGCTGCTGAGGTCCATCTGATCACCGCTTTCGGCCATCACCAGGGTCAGGTCGGCCGTCTCCTGGGCGCCCATGCCGTTCAGGAAGACCGCCATCAGCCAGGCGCTCACCTGATAGTCGGGCACCTCGCCGCGGGTGTAGCCGCCGATCAGTTGTTCCAGCTCGGCACGGGTATGTTCGCCGCCAGCACGCTTCTTGGCGATCAGGTCAGGAATATTCAATGTTGCCGTCATGCCCTCAGTGTACGGCGGGGCCTATGCTGGGTGCATGGCTCTGAATTTCCGCCCCGCCACTCCTGCAGACGCTCCCTTTGCCGGCCCCCTGATTCAGGAGGCGATCGGCGACATCGGCTGGCAGCTGACCGGCACCGGCAGCGACGAGGCCGCCGCGCAGGCGATTACCCGGCTGTTCGCGCAGCCGGGGCACCGCATGGCTTACGACCCGTGCCTGCTGGCTGAGGACGCCGAAAGTGGGCAGCCGCTGGGCCTGGCGCTGGCTTACCCCGGCGAACAGTCGGAGGCGCTGGACGAACCGCTGCGGCAGGCGCTGCGCGCCGGGGGCCGCCCAGCCGACTTTCTCAGCGAAGGCGAACCCGGCGAACTGTACCTCGACACCCTGGCCGTCTCGGGCGCGGCGCGGGGCCGGGGCCGGGGCGTAGGCGGCCAGTTGCTGGCAGCGCTGGACAGCCGAGCACGCGACCTGGGCCTCGCACGCATCGGGCTGTTGGTCGAGGAAAGCAACCCCGCAGCGCGGCTCTATGCCCGCAGTGGCTATCAGCCGGCCGGCGAACGCACCCTGGCCGGGCACCGTTATTTTCACCTGCAGCGCCAGGTGCCCGCGCTCCCCGCCGAATAAGGGCCTGAACATCACGCCAGCACCCAGCCGCAAGCGAGAGCAGCAGGCCGGGGTCAGAGCGTTATTCTGAAGCGCAATGACTGACCAGGACCAGACCCCGGACGCGCCCGGCGCAGAGCTTTCCACTAGTGAGACGGCCAGTAGCGAGACTGCCGGCACAGATGTAGCCAGCACAGATGCATCCGGCACCGACAGCGCCGGCACCGCACCACTGCCCAAAATGCCGGCCCCGCGCAGCCGCGCCCGCATGCTGGAGGTGGTCTTTCCCAAGGACACCAACTATCATGGCACCGCTTTCGGAGGCTTCTTGCTGTCGCTGATGGATAAGGCCGCTTCGGTAGCGGCGGTGCGGCACGCCGGCGGCGGCGTGGTCACCGCCCGGATGGACGGGGTGGATTTCCGCATTCCGCTGCGGGTGGGCGACGCGGTGGCACTGGACGCCCGGGTGATCCGGGTGGGCCGCTCCTCGATGACCATTCAGGTGGATGTCTACCGCGAGCACATGGCCAGCGGCGAGCAGGAACTGGCCACCACCGGCACTTTCGTCTTTGTGGCGGTCTATGAGAACGGCAAGCCCCGCCCGGTGCCGCCGCTAGAAGAGGGCAGTACCGAGGAAGCCTGGGGCCGCGCCACCAGCCGTCCCTAAGAGCCGCCCTTGCTTCTGGTCTACTCGGTGACTTCCACGCCCTTCCAGAACGCCACCCGCCCGCGGATCTGGGCGGCGGCCTCCTTGGGCTCGGGGTAGAACCAGGCCGCGTCGCGGTTTTCCTGCCCGTTCACGGTCACGGTGTAGTAGCTCGCCTCGCCCTTCCAAGGGCAGGTGCTATATGTCTGTGACGGGCTAAAGTATTCGCGCCGCAGGCTCTCGGCCGGAAAGTAGTGGTTGCCTTCCACCACGACCGTATCGGGAGATTCCGCCAGCACCGCGCCTTGCCAGGTTGCTTTCATGCCCCATGCTAGCGCCTGCGCTCCCCCCGGCCAGCTGCACAGCCTATTTGTGACATTCCTGCGGGCCAGCCACCGTGAGACTTGGGAGCAATGAACTGGCTCGTCCTGCTCTTTACTCTGCCGCTGCTGGCGCTGGGGCTCTTTTTGCTGTGGCTGGGCGGTCTGAGCCTCTGGACCACTCTGCTTGGAGGCACTGGCCGGGACACTTACCGCTGGCCGGAGGTGCCCGCCACCGTACTGAGCCACCAGGTAGAGCATGAACACCGGGGCAACCAGATTGCTCTGTCACGTGGCGCACAGACCGAAACGGTCCGGGCCGCCGTGACCGTCCAGCTGGAAGACGGCACACTGGCCGAAGTCTGGCCACCTGAACTGGCCCGGATGACGCTGACGCAGCCGCCAGGGCTCAGTTTCCAAGAGTTCATGGCTGCCGCTGACGGCCTGGCCTTGGCCGAAGCCCAGAAACGCCTACCCGCGGGCCAGACCATTCTGGTGTTGGCGGCGCCGGCCGCACACCGTGTTATTCGAGCGAGCCCGGACGGGCAGCCATGGACCGCCGCCTATCCCAGGGGCACCCTGGCCTCCAAGCCGCTCAGCCTGTTGGCCTCGCTGTTTATGCTGGGGTTTGGCCTGCTGCTGGTGCTCTGGGCAGCATTGATGTTGCTGCCGAGTACTGCACCAGGGACGAGCTAGGCCGGGCAGAAGATGCCTGGGTTCCTGCGCAGAAGACCGGCTTTCTCCTAGACTGACGCCATGTCAGAAACCCCCAAATCTGCCCGTCAACATCCCCTGGCCGCTCTGGACTGGAGCCACGCCCACCGCGCCGAGATTCAGATGCGTTACGGCGACACCGACGCCATGGGCCATCTGAACAACGCCACCTATGTCTCCTATCTGGAAACCGCGCGGGTGCAGATGCTGGCCGAAATGGGCACACCGCTGCACGACCTGCTGACGGTGGTGGCGCACATTGAGGTGGATTACATCTCGGAAATCAAGCTGGGCCAGCAGGTCATCGTGGAAACACTGGTCGAGGGTCTGGGCACGTCTTCCTACACTTTCGTGGTGCGGGTGCTGGCCGACGGCGTCCCCAGCGCCTACGCCCGGACCGTGCAGGTGAATATCGGTCCCGACAAGCGGCCTGCGCCGCTGGCACCCGACCGCCGCGAGTGGATGGAGCGCTTTATGGCAGGCCAGCCCTCGGCCGCCAGCCCCGCGTGACTGCGCCTCACTACGGCGACACCGCCGAGCACCTGGGCCACCGCTGGCGGCGGGTGGATACCCTGCCGCGCCTGCTGGCCGAGGGGTGGCGGCGCGACCTGGCCGAAGGCGGTGTGGTCAGCGCGCTGCTGACCCCGGCCGGCTGGTCGGTGGCAGCGCCCGTTTACGAGATCATCGCCGGAAATTATCTGGGCGATGTGGGCCTCTACGTACCCGAGGTGCAGTACGCCGAGGCGCTGGAGCTGCTGGGCTTTGAGGAGGACGTCAGCGCAGGGGAAGACCCACTCTCGCTGGACGTGTAGGGTCAGGCAAACTGAGGCCGGCTCACAGAAACACAGAAAAGCGGGCCGGGCGCCCACGGCACCGGCCCGCCTGCTCCGCGCAAGGCGCAGAAGCGTCAAGGCTTCAGATGACAAACTCACCAGCGCGCATCACCGGTTCACGCTGGCCTTCTTTGGTGATGCCGTCCACGTCCATGGTGGCGCTGCCAATCATCCAGTCCACGTGCACGATCGAATCGTTGCCGCCGTGTGCCATGAATTCCTCGTCGCTCATCTCGGTGCCGCCGGCCACGTTAAAACGGTAAGCGGCGCCCAGCGCGATGTGCGAGGCGGCGTTCTCGTCATAGAGGGTATGGAAGAAGAACAGGCCCGACTGGCTGATGGGGCTGGAGTGCGGCACCAGCGCCACCTCGCCCAGGTGCGCCGAGCCGCCGTCGGTGGCAATCAGTTCCTTGATGGTCGCTTCGCCCTGTTCGGCGCTAACTTCGACCGCCTGGCCGTTCTCGAAGCGCATGCGAATGCCGCTGATCAGCACACCGTTGTAGCTGAGCGGCTTGGTGCTGACCACCACGCCGTCCACCCACTCACGGTGCGGCGCGGTCCAGACTTCCTCGGTCGGGATATTGGGCACGAAGCGGCCCTGTTCGGCTCCGGTGCTGTCGCTGGCGCCGCCGCCCCAGACGTGATCATCGGCCAGGCCCACCGTCAGGTCGGTGCCGCCGGCAGCGTCCTTGAAGTGCAGCGCAGCGTAGCCCTTGTCGGTCAGGTAATCGCGGCGGGTCTTCAGGGCAGCGAGGTGGTCTTCCCAGGCCTGGATGGGATCCGGCTGGTCGGCACGGGTGGCGGCGAAGATGGCGTCCCAGTGCTGTTCCACCGCTTCCTCGGCGCTCACATCCGGGAAAATCTGGCTGGACCACTCGGGCAGCGGCGCCGTAATCAGGTTCCAGTTGACCGAGTTGGTCATCACCTTTTTGCTGTAGGGCTTGCGGTAGGTGCTCAGCGCCCGCGACTGCTGGGTCACGCGGGCCGCGTCCACCCCGCCCAGCAGGCCAGGGTCGGTCGAGCGAATCGCCAGCACGGCGCCGCCCTCGTCTACCGTTTCCATCTCGGCGTCCACCCGCCACTTGCTCAGCTGATCGAAGCTGCCTTCGGGGGCTTTCTGGTAGCGCAGCAGGTTGACGGCGTCATCGTCCCAGCGCACGTCCACGAAGCTGGCGCCGGCGTCGTAGGCAGCTTCCACCAGAGCGCGGGCCAGGGGCGCCGTTTCGACCGGCGCTTCGATCAGCAGGCGCTGGCCGGGACGCAGGCCCACGCCGGTCCGCACAGCCAGCTCAGCGTACTTCTTCAACTTCTCGTCAAAATTTTGAACCATAGCTTCACGATACTGCGCCCGGCCGCTGGCAGCAGAGAATCTCCGGCAGTGGAACGGCGGGCCGGGAATCCAGCGCTCCGGCTACCGTGGGAAAGCCACCTTGTCGCCTTACGGCTTGACCCTCCCCCATCAGGCGTGTATATTTCTCGGTGCTGAACGTCGAGGCGTAGCGCAGCCTGGTAGCGCACTACCTTGGGGTGGTAGGGGTCGTGAGTTCAAATCTCGCCGCCTCGACCAGCAAAGAACTCCTTCCTGTCTTGGAAGGAGTTTTCTTTTTGGAATCGGCTTTTGGGAGTGATGCCCAGCAGCCGGCCCGGAGACCGGCCGCCGTGGGCGCAGAAGCTCAGTTGCAGGCCACACCGTCGCCGTCGCTGTCCAGTTCGGGGCGGTAAGCGGGGCTGTCCTTGCCCATCCGGCTGTAGCCACCGGCCGCGGCCGCGGCGCAGTTGGGAAAGTAAATTTCGCCGCTGGCCGCTGGTGCCTGTGCTGCACCGCCACTGTCCTTGCCCTGATCCTGGTAATACTCGGTGGGATCGGCAATCACCTCATCGCTGGCGGCCGGTGCCGGCTGAGCGGGGGCCGCAGTGCTCTCTGCTTTGGGCGCTGCCTTCGGGGCAGGAGTGCTCTGATTGGCCGCCGGCGCCGCAGGCTTAGGCTGCGCCGACGAACTGTGAGCGGGAGCCGCTGGCGCCGACTGGTTGCCGCTGGTGGGGGTGGACTGCGCCGGAGTTGGGGCAGGCGGCGCCGACTGTGCAGGCGCCGCTTGGGCCGGGGCCGCAGGCGCCGGAGTTGTCTGAGCGGGTGACTGCTGGGCCGGAGTAGTCTGGGAAGGCGCTGACTGGGCGGGCGCCGGCGACCCTGACTGACCGCTGGGCGCCGCCGGAGTCGCCTCAGAAGAAGGAGCTGGGGTGGAGGCCGGCGTGCCTGTGCTGCCACTGACCGGAGCGCTCACGGCATCTGCCGGTTGCGATTCGGTCCCGGAAGTGCTGACCGCCGATGCGTCCGTAGACTGGGTGGTGGCAGCCTGGGAGGTGGTCGTCTGGGAAACGGTCTGCTGTGAAACCGTCTGGGTGGTGGTTTTCTCTTCTTTGGTGCAGCCGGCCAGCAGGCCCGGCAGCAGGGCCAGCAGCAGGAAAGCGGGCAGGCGGGGGGTAAGAGCGGCGGCAGGATCAAGTCTGTCAGTCACGGGGTCACCTCGGTGCAGGGCCGGCGACATCTCACCAGCTCCAGCAGTCTTTCTTTTGTAATCTACCCTACGGTGAGAAGCGTGCGCCTGGCACCCACACCCAGAAAGCCTGGATTAGAGTCGGGGCTGCTGGCTGAGCTCCACGATCAGGTCCCAGTCGTCGGGCTGTTGGGGGTCGTCTAGGGCGGCGCGGTTGCGGCCGGTGTGCCCGCACTTCTGGCAGCGGTGCACGATCATCCAACCTTTTTTGCCGCTGTTCTCCACCGCCACCGGCTCCATCACGCCGTGGCAGTCGCAGGCGCGGTCGCCCGGAAAGATGTCCACATGTAGCGAGTGCAGGCAATGGGGGCAGTGGTTGCGCACCGAGCCGTTCTGCAGCGGCTGAATGTCGGCGCCGCAGTGGGTGCACTCGAAGGCGTTGTTGGTGCCCTGCACGGTAAAGCGCCGCCCGCTCATGCCTGCCTCTTCCGGCGCAGCTGCTCGCTGCGGGCTGTCCAGCGGGTTTCCAGGAAGGAACGCACCGGCCCCGCCGAGACCAGCAGCAGGCCGATGCCCAAAAAGGCCAGGCCCGCAAAGCTGACCAGCAGGCCCTGCGCTATCGTCCGGCCGGCGAACAGCCCCGCCATGAACACCAGCATGCCGGTCAGCATGGTCAGGGCCACGGTAATGCGCCAGGACCACACGCTGCCGCGCCAGACATTCCACATCAGCACGCCGGTCGCCAGCAAGTAGATCAGCTGCGGCGCGGCACCCTCGGTGTGGCCGCGCAGCAGGGCAGAGACTGTGGGCACGGCCACCAGGGCCGGCAGCGCCCACAGCAGCGCCGTCAGCCACACCCGGCCCTGTTCCAGCTCGGCCGGGGTCGCTGGGGTCGCTTCGGAGGAAGTGTCAGTCACGCTGCCCATTTCAGCACAGCGGCGCCGGGACAAGGGTGCTCTGCCTTCCTCCCCAGCTGCTAGCCTGGGTCACATGAGCGCTTCTGCCAGCCCCTCCCCTGCCCCACTGCGCATTCTGGCGCTGTACCTCGGTGAACCGGAAAAGATTGCTGGCAGCGGCAAGCCGGGCGGCACCCGCAGCGGGATTCATAAGCGCCCGGTAGACACCGCCTGGCTGGACGCAGGCGGCCTGCGCGGCGACCATGTGCTGAACCGCAAATACCACGGTGGCCCCGACCAAGCCGCCTACCTGTACACCCAGCCCGACGCTCTGGCCTGGACGGAGCGCGGCCTGCCGGCTGACCTGGGACGGTCTTATTTCGGAGAAAACCTGCGGCTGGACGGCCTTAGCAGTGCTGAGGTACGCCCTGGTGACCGCCTTGGGCGCCGAAGTGATTCTGGAAGCCACTGCCCCGCGCCTGCCATGTGCCGTGGCCGCCGCCTACCTGCGGGACGTGTATGACGGACCGTTCGTCAAGGACTTCTATGCGCTGGGCCGGCCCGGCATCTACGTGCGGGTGCTGCGCCCCGGCCGCTTGCAGGCTGGCGACACCGGCTGGCTGGAGCCCGGTGACGCCAGCGCCCCCACCCTGGCCGAGCTGATGGA
This region of Deinococcus sp. Marseille-Q6407 genomic DNA includes:
- a CDS encoding acyl-CoA thioesterase; translated protein: MPAPRSRARMLEVVFPKDTNYHGTAFGGFLLSLMDKAASVAAVRHAGGGVVTARMDGVDFRIPLRVGDAVALDARVIRVGRSSMTIQVDVYREHMASGEQELATTGTFVFVAVYENGKPRPVPPLEEGSTEEAWGRATSRP
- a CDS encoding DUF427 domain-containing protein → MKATWQGAVLAESPDTVVVEGNHYFPAESLRREYFSPSQTYSTCPWKGEASYYTVTVNGQENRDAAWFYPEPKEAAAQIRGRVAFWKGVEVTE
- a CDS encoding DUF3592 domain-containing protein; amino-acid sequence: MNWLVLLFTLPLLALGLFLLWLGGLSLWTTLLGGTGRDTYRWPEVPATVLSHQVEHEHRGNQIALSRGAQTETVRAAVTVQLEDGTLAEVWPPELARMTLTQPPGLSFQEFMAAADGLALAEAQKRLPAGQTILVLAAPAAHRVIRASPDGQPWTAAYPRGTLASKPLSLLASLFMLGFGLLLVLWAALMLLPSTAPGTS
- a CDS encoding aminopeptidase, whose product is MVQNFDEKLKKYAELAVRTGVGLRPGQRLLIEAPVETAPLARALVEAAYDAGASFVDVRWDDDAVNLLRYQKAPEGSFDQLSKWRVDAEMETVDEGGAVLAIRSTDPGLLGGVDAARVTQQSRALSTYRKPYSKKVMTNSVNWNLITAPLPEWSSQIFPDVSAEEAVEQHWDAIFAATRADQPDPIQAWEDHLAALKTRRDYLTDKGYAALHFKDAAGGTDLTVGLADDHVWGGGASDSTGAEQGRFVPNIPTEEVWTAPHREWVDGVVVSTKPLSYNGVLISGIRMRFENGQAVEVSAEQGEATIKELIATDGGSAHLGEVALVPHSSPISQSGLFFFHTLYDENAASHIALGAAYRFNVAGGTEMSDEEFMAHGGNDSIVHVDWMIGSATMDVDGITKEGQREPVMRAGEFVI
- a CDS encoding RNHCP domain-containing protein; translated protein: MSGRRFTVQGTNNAFECTHCGADIQPLQNGSVRNHCPHCLHSLHVDIFPGDRACDCHGVMEPVAVENSGKKGWMIVHRCQKCGHTGRNRAALDDPQQPDDWDLIVELSQQPRL
- a CDS encoding excalibur calcium-binding domain-containing protein, giving the protein MTDRLDPAAALTPRLPAFLLLALLPGLLAGCTKEEKTTTQTVSQQTVSQTTTSQAATTQSTDASAVSTSGTESQPADAVSAPVSGSTGTPASTPAPSSEATPAAPSGQSGSPAPAQSAPSQTTPAQQSPAQTTPAPAAPAQAAPAQSAPPAPTPAQSTPTSGNQSAPAAPAHSSSAQPKPAAPAANQSTPAPKAAPKAESTAAPAQPAPAASDEVIADPTEYYQDQGKDSGGAAQAPAASGEIYFPNCAAAAAGGYSRMGKDSPAYRPELDSDGDGVACN
- a CDS encoding acyl-CoA thioesterase — translated: MSETPKSARQHPLAALDWSHAHRAEIQMRYGDTDAMGHLNNATYVSYLETARVQMLAEMGTPLHDLLTVVAHIEVDYISEIKLGQQVIVETLVEGLGTSSYTFVVRVLADGVPSAYARTVQVNIGPDKRPAPLAPDRREWMERFMAGQPSAASPA
- a CDS encoding thymidine phosphorylase; the protein is MTATLNIPDLIAKKRAGGEHTRAELEQLIGGYTRGEVPDYQVSAWLMAVFLNGMGAQETADLTLVMAESGDQMDLSSLQNTVDKHSTGGVGDKTSLILTPMLAALGLTVAKMSGRGLAHTGGTIDKLESFPGWDPEMPEDRFIAQAREIGLALVGQSKDLAPADGKLYALRDVTATVESLPLIASSIMSKKLASGAQTIVLDVKSGAGAFMKTLDDSRALAQAMVDIGTRAGRNVRAVLTDMDTPLGHMAGNSLEVQEAIATLRGNGPADLTELCTTLAAEVLLAAGQESDPARARERAAATLQDGSALAKLKAFVAAQGGDASRVDQPEKLDVAPGRAEITAPESGYIERLDAMSVGRAVLALGGGRERKGEAIDFGVGVETLKKPGEQVAAGEPVYRLYHRDGRGLERAQALLSKGIRISQEQPQAHGLILGRVQ
- a CDS encoding GNAT family N-acetyltransferase; amino-acid sequence: MALNFRPATPADAPFAGPLIQEAIGDIGWQLTGTGSDEAAAQAITRLFAQPGHRMAYDPCLLAEDAESGQPLGLALAYPGEQSEALDEPLRQALRAGGRPADFLSEGEPGELYLDTLAVSGAARGRGRGVGGQLLAALDSRARDLGLARIGLLVEESNPAARLYARSGYQPAGERTLAGHRYFHLQRQVPALPAE